From the Dehalococcoidia bacterium genome, one window contains:
- a CDS encoding 6-carboxytetrahydropterin synthase, with protein sequence MRGDDLRFAASHMTVMGGEAEPLHGHNYRVTAVLEGDLSAESWVFDFREIRRLVAEACRELDHRFILQQPSSVFQVSKQGQEWEIRTGGRRYVLPDSDVVALPIDNCTAERLAEWLCGRIKERLLALKATNLAAISVGVEESPGQAAWFTESLIGREGSGV encoded by the coding sequence GTGAGAGGCGACGATCTCCGTTTTGCCGCGTCCCACATGACGGTGATGGGCGGCGAGGCGGAGCCCCTGCACGGCCACAATTACCGCGTCACGGCCGTTCTCGAAGGCGACCTCTCGGCGGAATCGTGGGTGTTCGACTTCCGAGAGATACGGCGGCTTGTCGCCGAGGCCTGCCGCGAGCTGGACCACCGTTTCATATTACAGCAGCCGAGCAGCGTCTTTCAGGTGTCGAAGCAGGGGCAGGAGTGGGAGATTCGCACCGGCGGCCGGCGCTATGTCCTCCCCGATTCGGACGTTGTTGCGCTGCCAATCGACAATTGCACAGCCGAGCGGCTGGCGGAGTGGCTCTGCGGAAGGATAAAGGAGCGGCTGCTGGCGCTGAAGGCGACGAATCTGGCGGCGATAAGCGTGGGAGTTGAGGAGTCGCCGGGACAGGCGGCGTGGTTCACCGAGAGCCTGATCGGACGGGAGGGCAGCGGCGTCTAG
- a CDS encoding glycosyltransferase family 2 protein, which produces MTEAEARETGRPYLSLVLPAYNEERRLGASLRKLSEFLLEKGQDCEIIIVDDGSTDSTVETAQSWAAAMPDSVRLRLLSHHHNQGKGAAVKTGCLAAGGEYVIFTDVDLASPLEDCEKIVDALREADVAIGTRIHPGGYDMRRSQPLSRRMLGRAFTFLRKRLLLPDIDDTQCPLKGFRHEAAQKIFSAQRLSGWVFDTEVLYLARRYGMTTKQVPVRWEHVEGSTLRADPKTAAKVFWDLLRLRFLHRGLRKD; this is translated from the coding sequence ATGACGGAGGCAGAAGCGCGGGAGACCGGCAGACCCTACCTTTCTCTTGTGTTGCCCGCCTACAACGAGGAGCGCCGGCTAGGAGCCTCGCTGCGCAAGCTGTCTGAGTTCCTTCTGGAGAAGGGCCAGGACTGCGAGATCATCATCGTCGACGACGGCAGCACGGACTCGACGGTCGAAACGGCGCAGAGCTGGGCCGCCGCCATGCCCGACAGCGTGCGATTGCGCCTGCTCTCGCATCACCACAATCAGGGGAAGGGCGCCGCTGTCAAGACCGGCTGCCTGGCGGCCGGCGGAGAGTACGTCATCTTCACCGACGTCGATCTCGCCAGCCCCCTCGAGGACTGCGAGAAGATAGTCGACGCCCTCCGGGAAGCGGATGTCGCCATCGGCACGCGCATCCACCCCGGCGGCTATGACATGCGCCGCTCACAACCCCTTTCGAGACGCATGCTGGGACGCGCGTTTACCTTCCTGCGCAAACGGCTGCTCCTGCCCGATATCGACGACACGCAGTGCCCCCTGAAGGGCTTCCGCCATGAGGCCGCCCAGAAGATATTCTCCGCTCAGCGCCTCTCCGGCTGGGTGTTCGATACTGAAGTCCTCTACCTGGCGCGGCGCTACGGCATGACGACGAAACAGGTGCCGGTGCGCTGGGAGCACGTGGAGGGCTCTACCCTGCGTGCGGACCCCAAGACGGCGGCAAAGGTGTTCTGGGACCTCCTGCGTCTCCGTTTCCTGCACCGCGGTCTGCGAAAGGACTGA
- a CDS encoding cation diffusion facilitator family transporter, with the protein MRGAIMNPEHVPIIPPAARSLQVALFLTVVILAAQTIVGFIANSLALLSDAGHVLMDVFALGLSWIAVRQSARAASGRMTFGYHRVGILVAVVNAVAVVVVAVLIFIEAARRIGAAPEVQGNLLLSMALVGGAVNLLVAWLLHEESRRSLNVRSAFLHVLGDLLGSMGVLVAAIAIVAFGWFWVDPAVSILIGLIILVGAVQILREATGIFLEASPAHVDVDELVREMKAIPGVLGVHDLHVWSITPSIHALSCHLLVENQSISQGCLLLEGVNELLSSRFAIEHSTIQMETEECDPSALHCTFSPRGLTSVHEHD; encoded by the coding sequence ATGCGCGGCGCGATAATGAACCCCGAGCACGTACCCATAATCCCGCCGGCGGCGAGAAGCCTCCAGGTTGCCCTTTTCCTTACGGTCGTCATACTCGCCGCCCAGACGATTGTCGGCTTCATCGCTAACAGCCTCGCCCTCCTCTCCGACGCCGGCCACGTGCTGATGGACGTGTTCGCCCTCGGCCTGAGCTGGATCGCGGTACGCCAGTCGGCGCGGGCCGCCAGCGGACGCATGACGTTCGGCTACCACCGCGTCGGCATACTGGTCGCGGTGGTGAACGCGGTGGCGGTGGTCGTCGTGGCCGTGCTCATATTCATCGAGGCGGCGAGACGCATAGGCGCGGCGCCGGAGGTGCAGGGAAACCTCCTCCTCTCGATGGCGCTTGTCGGCGGCGCCGTCAACCTCCTCGTTGCGTGGCTTCTGCACGAGGAAAGCCGTCGCAGTCTGAACGTGCGCAGCGCCTTCCTGCACGTTCTGGGCGACCTCCTCGGTTCCATGGGCGTGCTCGTCGCCGCCATAGCCATCGTCGCCTTCGGCTGGTTCTGGGTAGACCCCGCCGTCAGCATCCTCATCGGTCTGATCATCCTCGTCGGCGCGGTGCAGATACTCCGCGAGGCGACCGGAATCTTCCTCGAGGCTTCGCCTGCGCACGTCGACGTCGACGAGCTGGTGCGGGAGATGAAGGCGATACCGGGGGTGCTCGGCGTCCACGACCTCCACGTGTGGTCGATAACGCCCAGCATCCATGCCCTGAGCTGCCACCTGCTGGTGGAAAACCAGTCGATAAGCCAGGGGTGCCTCCTCCTCGAAGGCGTGAACGAGCTTCTCTCCAGCCGCTTCGCTATCGAGCACAGCACGATCCAGATGGAAACGGAGGAGTGCGACCCCAGCGCCCTTCACTGCACGTTCTCGCCCCGCGGCCTGACCAGCGTCCACGAACACGACTAG
- the purF gene encoding amidophosphoribosyltransferase produces the protein MLSGPRESCGVFGVYAPGEDVARVAFYGLYALQHRGQESAGIATADGHDLHLHVEMGLVSQVFDEEDLRHLPGHLAIGHNRYSTTGSSRLKNAQPFRMQGPRGQMALAHNGNLVNADLLRSDLEDEGHDFATATDSEVIARVIAYAPGHSWKERLAHMMRRIQGAYCLVMLTPEELVAVRDPLGVRPLCLGRFNGGWTVASESCAFDHLGATFLREIEPGEAVVINGDGVTSFHPLQERGSAFCIFEYIYFARPDSTIRDKLLYPVRMEMGAQLAREYPVDADVVMGIPDSAIAAAIGYSQESGIPFVEGVVKNRYVGRTFIMPDQRIREIGVQLKFNPLPEILKGKRVVVVDDSIVRGTTTPRVVQMLRKAGAREVHMRITAPPITHPCFFGVDMAARWELIAAQKTVPEIREHIDADSLGYLSLEGLVQSVGLPRDTFCLACFTGSYPLDVPMQMDKLALEPPADARDRHDFEWVESITAGSP, from the coding sequence GTGCTGTCTGGTCCCCGGGAGTCCTGCGGCGTCTTCGGTGTGTACGCTCCCGGCGAGGACGTCGCAAGGGTCGCCTTCTACGGACTCTATGCGCTGCAACATAGGGGCCAGGAAAGCGCAGGCATAGCAACCGCCGACGGCCACGACCTTCACCTCCACGTCGAGATGGGACTTGTCTCCCAGGTGTTCGACGAGGAAGACCTCCGACATCTTCCGGGCCACCTCGCTATCGGCCACAACCGCTACTCCACCACCGGCTCCAGCCGCCTGAAGAACGCCCAGCCGTTCCGCATGCAAGGCCCCCGCGGCCAGATGGCCCTCGCTCACAACGGCAACCTCGTCAACGCAGACCTGCTCCGCTCCGATCTCGAGGACGAAGGACATGACTTCGCTACCGCAACCGATTCCGAGGTCATCGCCCGCGTTATCGCCTATGCTCCCGGCCACTCCTGGAAGGAGCGCCTCGCTCATATGATGCGGCGCATCCAGGGCGCTTATTGCCTCGTTATGCTCACCCCTGAGGAGCTCGTCGCCGTTCGCGACCCGCTGGGCGTGCGCCCCCTATGCCTCGGACGATTCAACGGCGGCTGGACCGTCGCCTCCGAAAGCTGCGCGTTCGACCACCTGGGCGCCACCTTCCTGAGGGAGATCGAGCCCGGGGAAGCCGTCGTCATCAACGGCGACGGCGTCACCAGCTTTCACCCCCTCCAGGAGCGGGGTAGCGCATTCTGCATTTTCGAGTACATCTACTTCGCCCGCCCCGACAGCACGATACGCGACAAGCTCCTCTATCCCGTGCGGATGGAAATGGGCGCCCAGCTTGCCCGCGAGTACCCCGTCGATGCCGACGTCGTCATGGGCATACCGGACTCCGCCATCGCCGCCGCCATCGGGTACTCGCAGGAGTCAGGCATCCCCTTCGTTGAAGGAGTGGTCAAGAACCGCTACGTCGGCCGCACCTTCATCATGCCCGACCAGCGGATCCGCGAGATAGGCGTCCAGCTCAAGTTTAACCCGCTGCCCGAGATACTGAAGGGCAAGCGCGTCGTCGTCGTCGACGACAGCATCGTGCGCGGCACGACGACGCCGCGGGTGGTGCAGATGCTGCGCAAGGCGGGCGCGCGGGAAGTCCACATGCGCATCACGGCGCCACCGATCACGCACCCCTGCTTCTTCGGTGTGGACATGGCGGCCCGCTGGGAGCTTATCGCCGCCCAGAAGACGGTGCCCGAAATCCGCGAGCACATCGACGCCGACTCCCTCGGCTATCTCAGCCTCGAGGGTCTTGTGCAGTCGGTAGGCCTCCCGCGCGACACGTTCTGTCTCGCATGCTTCACCGGCTCGTACCCACTCGACGTGCCGATGCAGATGGACAAGCTGGCGCTCGAGCCGCCCGCCGACGCCCGCGACCGCCACGACTTCGAGTGGGTCGAATCGATTACCGCCGGGTCGCCCTAG
- the purM gene encoding phosphoribosylformylglycinamidine cyclo-ligase, with the protein MAEEREEKWTYSKAGVDIDAGKALAARIAELARTTARPEVLSGVGPFAALFHFARYRDPVLVASADGVGTKLNLAALIGRYDTVGVDLVNHCVNDILTAGAEPLFFLDYIAAADLGEDEKVAVISGMAAACRDAGCALIGGETADMPDVYRPNAFDLVGFIVGVVERDRVINGAGIKDGDAILGIASNGLHTNGYSLARRVFRIGTGDDLQTERKRLYRTYPELGLTLGEALLVPHRSYYHEVRPLLPYLRGIAHITGGGLIDNVPRILPEGLAASFRRGSWPVPPIFTLIQRNGNVAEDEMYRVFNMGLGMVLVCAPGDVDEVKSLLPEVMLVGQVIRAKDERVILV; encoded by the coding sequence TTGGCAGAAGAGCGCGAAGAAAAATGGACCTACTCTAAGGCCGGAGTAGACATCGACGCGGGGAAGGCGCTCGCCGCCCGCATCGCTGAGCTGGCGCGCACCACAGCCAGGCCGGAGGTCCTTTCCGGCGTCGGTCCCTTCGCCGCCCTCTTCCACTTCGCCCGCTACCGCGACCCCGTGCTCGTCGCCAGCGCCGACGGCGTGGGCACGAAGCTTAACCTCGCCGCCCTCATCGGCCGCTACGACACCGTCGGCGTCGACCTCGTGAACCACTGCGTGAACGACATCCTTACCGCCGGCGCCGAGCCCCTCTTCTTCCTCGACTACATCGCCGCCGCCGACCTGGGTGAAGACGAGAAGGTGGCAGTTATCAGCGGGATGGCGGCCGCCTGCCGCGACGCCGGCTGCGCCCTCATCGGCGGCGAGACGGCCGACATGCCGGACGTCTACCGCCCGAACGCGTTCGACCTTGTCGGCTTCATCGTTGGCGTGGTCGAGCGCGACCGCGTCATCAACGGCGCGGGGATAAAAGACGGCGACGCCATCCTCGGCATCGCATCCAACGGCCTGCACACGAACGGCTACTCGCTTGCCCGGCGCGTTTTCCGCATCGGCACGGGCGACGACCTCCAAACGGAGCGCAAGCGGCTGTACCGCACCTACCCCGAGCTAGGCCTGACGCTGGGGGAGGCGCTGCTCGTCCCCCACCGCTCGTACTACCACGAGGTGAGGCCGCTGCTGCCATATCTGCGGGGAATCGCCCACATCACCGGCGGCGGCCTCATCGACAACGTGCCGCGCATCCTGCCGGAAGGGCTGGCGGCGTCGTTCCGCCGCGGGAGCTGGCCCGTGCCGCCCATCTTTACCCTGATCCAGCGGAATGGTAATGTTGCTGAGGATGAGATGTACCGCGTCTTCAATATGGGGCTGGGCATGGTGCTGGTCTGCGCCCCGGGCGATGTCGACGAGGTGAAGAGCCTCCTGCCTGAGGTCATGCTCGTCGGCCAGGTAATCCGTGCGAAAGACGAGCGAGTAATCCTTGTGTGA
- a CDS encoding site-specific DNA-methyltransferase codes for MVGARVLAGQQPLTPVAVETKSLSAFPLDQIIHGECLAVLRTFPGECIDLIVTSPPYADNRRKTYGGVPIKQYVEWFLPISAELRRVLKPDGSFILNIKERVANGERQTYVLELILAMRKHGWLWTEEYIWHKKNCYPGKWPNRFRDAWERCLHFTKRKRFKMFQEAVMVPVGDWAEKRLQNLSDTDRIRDESRVLSGFGKNVSNWVGKELVYPTNVLHLATECSNRNHSAAFPISLPSWFIKLFTEPGDVVLDPFIGSGTTALACIELDRHYVGIELKEEYCRLADEAINARRKLVTHIRRGNGRSRT; via the coding sequence ATGGTGGGAGCCAGAGTATTGGCGGGACAACAGCCGTTGACGCCTGTGGCCGTTGAGACAAAGAGCCTGTCAGCCTTTCCACTGGATCAGATCATCCACGGCGAGTGCCTCGCCGTTCTGCGGACGTTCCCCGGCGAGTGCATCGACCTGATCGTCACCTCGCCTCCGTATGCAGATAACCGGCGGAAAACATATGGCGGCGTACCTATAAAGCAATATGTCGAGTGGTTTCTGCCCATCTCTGCCGAACTCAGACGCGTTTTGAAGCCTGATGGGTCTTTCATCCTCAACATCAAAGAGCGCGTCGCGAACGGCGAGCGCCAAACGTACGTGCTTGAACTCATTCTGGCAATGCGAAAGCATGGCTGGCTGTGGACAGAGGAGTACATCTGGCACAAGAAGAACTGTTACCCTGGCAAATGGCCCAACCGATTCCGCGATGCGTGGGAGCGGTGTCTCCACTTCACCAAGCGAAAGCGCTTCAAGATGTTCCAAGAGGCCGTTATGGTACCCGTGGGGGACTGGGCTGAGAAGCGGCTGCAGAACCTTAGCGACACGGACCGAATCCGGGACGAGTCCCGGGTGCTAAGCGGTTTCGGAAAGAATGTCTCCAATTGGGTCGGTAAAGAGCTTGTATACCCCACGAATGTGCTCCATCTGGCGACGGAGTGCTCTAACCGAAATCATAGCGCCGCCTTCCCTATTTCCCTGCCGTCCTGGTTCATTAAGCTGTTTACGGAGCCCGGGGACGTGGTGCTCGACCCGTTCATCGGTTCAGGGACGACAGCGTTGGCGTGCATCGAACTGGATAGGCACTACGTAGGAATTGAGTTGAAGGAGGAATATTGCCGACTGGCCGATGAGGCGATTAATGCGCGGCGGAAGCTCGTAACGCACATAAGAAGAGGAAATGGACGCAGCCGAACTTGA
- a CDS encoding PmeII family type II restriction endonuclease, translating into MDAAELEALIEHCLEDFYTRRLQRLQRLRLRHIIARKNPYLFKALGTEKAADIVEQVLVAYVGASDETMFGDAFFEPIARIAAGGKTSDGAGVDFVVETMDRILAVAVKSGPNIFNASQKKRQSQEFSEVRNRLYKLHKQFDALLGHGYGRAKTEPTTERVYRDRSGQAFWAEMTGDPDFYLKLIRLMKDAPKLHKEKYQPEWDMLANRFTREFMEDFCFPDGRIDWEELVRFVSEERSPGKKKKRQEQ; encoded by the coding sequence ATGGACGCAGCCGAACTTGAAGCACTGATCGAACACTGCCTTGAGGACTTCTATACCCGCCGTCTGCAAAGGCTCCAGCGGTTGCGGCTGAGACACATAATCGCTAGGAAGAACCCGTATCTCTTCAAGGCGCTCGGTACTGAGAAGGCCGCCGATATTGTGGAGCAAGTTCTCGTCGCTTATGTCGGGGCTTCAGACGAGACGATGTTCGGCGATGCGTTTTTCGAGCCGATTGCCAGAATTGCGGCAGGAGGCAAGACTTCGGACGGCGCAGGAGTTGACTTCGTGGTAGAGACCATGGATCGCATCTTGGCTGTCGCCGTCAAGTCAGGTCCAAATATCTTCAACGCATCGCAAAAGAAACGCCAGTCCCAGGAGTTTTCCGAGGTCAGAAACCGGCTCTACAAGCTACACAAACAATTTGACGCGCTGCTCGGACACGGTTACGGCCGCGCCAAGACGGAGCCGACAACAGAGCGCGTTTACCGCGACCGGTCTGGCCAGGCCTTTTGGGCAGAGATGACGGGTGACCCTGATTTCTATCTGAAGCTCATCCGCCTGATGAAAGACGCGCCAAAACTGCACAAAGAAAAGTATCAGCCGGAGTGGGACATGCTGGCTAACCGTTTCACAAGAGAATTCATGGAAGACTTCTGTTTTCCTGATGGTCGCATCGACTGGGAGGAGTTGGTGCGATTTGTAAGCGAAGAGCGCAGCCCTGGCAAGAAGAAGAAACGGCAAGAACAATAG
- the purH gene encoding bifunctional phosphoribosylaminoimidazolecarboxamide formyltransferase/IMP cyclohydrolase → MRAILSVSDKAGLIDFARGLSRLGVDIYSTGGTHDAIEKAGITVKSVSDITGFPAILDGRVKTLHPAVHGGILARRDVPAHVEELQRQGITAIDLVCVNLYPFVQTVTKPNVTLQDALENIDIGGPTMLRAAAKNFPHVIVVVDPADYAPVLEMLEKGGVSMEQRQRLAQKAFQHVALYDTAIAQYLRDPADILPTDMTIGLRKLFDTRYGENPHQKGAFYAEENIRNPQPGGLATAVQLHGKELSYNNILDGDAAWNAACDFDEPTIAIVKHMNTCGLASNRDLAEAYRRAFAGDPVSAFGGIVAINRKVTLAVARETGDTFYEVMIAPDYDEDALELLKKKRDMRILRAQPPKMADSLNMHRVVGGLLVQERDALPDEQMELKVVTKREPTSQEMSDLCFGWRVVKHIKSNAIVFVKDKALVGMGAGQPNRVTSVFLAARAAGDKAKGAVLASDAFFPFPDGIEAAAAAGITAAMEPGGSIRDKEVIAAADANNMAMVFTGVRHFKH, encoded by the coding sequence ATGAGGGCAATACTGAGTGTATCCGATAAGGCAGGACTCATTGATTTCGCACGCGGCCTCTCGCGCCTGGGCGTCGATATCTACTCCACCGGCGGCACCCACGACGCCATCGAAAAGGCCGGCATAACCGTTAAGTCCGTCTCCGACATCACCGGCTTCCCCGCCATCCTCGACGGCCGCGTCAAGACGCTGCACCCCGCCGTCCACGGCGGCATCCTCGCCCGCCGCGACGTTCCGGCGCACGTCGAGGAGTTGCAGCGCCAAGGCATCACCGCTATCGACCTCGTTTGCGTCAACCTCTACCCATTCGTTCAGACAGTCACGAAGCCCAACGTCACCCTCCAGGACGCGCTCGAAAACATCGACATCGGCGGGCCGACGATGCTCCGCGCCGCCGCCAAGAACTTCCCCCACGTCATCGTCGTCGTCGACCCCGCGGACTACGCGCCCGTCCTCGAGATGCTCGAAAAGGGCGGCGTCTCCATGGAACAGCGGCAGCGCCTCGCGCAAAAGGCGTTCCAGCACGTCGCCCTCTACGACACCGCAATCGCCCAGTACCTGCGCGACCCCGCGGATATCCTTCCCACCGACATGACCATCGGCCTGCGCAAGCTCTTCGACACCCGCTACGGCGAGAACCCCCACCAGAAGGGCGCCTTCTACGCCGAAGAGAACATACGCAACCCGCAGCCGGGCGGCCTCGCCACCGCTGTCCAGCTTCACGGCAAGGAGCTTTCCTATAACAACATCCTCGACGGCGACGCCGCCTGGAACGCCGCCTGCGACTTCGACGAGCCGACAATCGCCATCGTCAAGCACATGAACACCTGCGGCCTCGCCAGCAACCGCGACCTCGCCGAGGCCTACAGGCGCGCCTTCGCCGGCGACCCCGTCTCCGCGTTCGGCGGCATCGTCGCCATCAACCGCAAGGTGACGCTCGCCGTCGCCAGAGAGACCGGCGACACGTTCTACGAGGTGATGATCGCCCCCGACTACGACGAGGACGCCCTCGAGCTGCTGAAGAAGAAGCGGGACATGCGCATTTTGCGCGCTCAGCCGCCGAAGATGGCAGACTCGTTGAACATGCACCGAGTCGTCGGCGGGCTCCTGGTCCAGGAGCGCGACGCCCTCCCCGACGAGCAGATGGAGCTGAAGGTAGTCACGAAGCGAGAGCCCACCTCGCAGGAGATGTCCGACCTCTGCTTCGGCTGGCGGGTCGTCAAGCACATCAAGTCGAACGCCATCGTATTCGTGAAAGACAAGGCGCTCGTCGGCATGGGCGCCGGCCAGCCCAACCGCGTCACCAGCGTCTTCCTTGCGGCGCGCGCCGCCGGCGACAAGGCGAAGGGCGCCGTGCTTGCCTCCGACGCCTTCTTCCCCTTCCCCGACGGCATCGAGGCCGCTGCCGCCGCCGGGATCACCGCGGCAATGGAACCCGGCGGCTCGATACGCGACAAGGAGGTCATCGCCGCCGCGGACGCCAACAACATGGCAATGGTGTTCACGGGCGTCAGGCACTTCAAACACTAG
- a CDS encoding glycosyltransferase family 2 protein has protein sequence MARVDVVVPVYNEEHVLEKSVTTLREFLAANLPHRWRIVIADNASTDGTLAVAQRLAEQYPDVSPLHIPQKGRGRALRAAWLGSDADVLTYMDVDLSTDLAYFPPLVAAIADEGYDVATGSRLAKGAQTTRSLRREFISRGYNLLIRALFFTRVSDSQCGFKAVSRQAAQELVPLIENEEWFFDTELLLLAQKGGYRVKEIPVRWVEDPDTRVNIRKTVMEDLKGLARMRRKRIPKRPPPSNVQ, from the coding sequence GTGGCGAGAGTCGACGTCGTAGTCCCGGTCTACAACGAGGAACACGTTCTTGAGAAGAGCGTGACGACGCTGCGCGAGTTCCTCGCCGCCAACCTGCCCCACAGGTGGCGCATCGTCATCGCCGACAACGCTTCGACCGACGGCACCCTCGCCGTCGCCCAGCGCCTCGCCGAACAGTACCCCGACGTGTCGCCGCTGCACATCCCACAGAAGGGACGCGGCCGCGCCCTCCGCGCCGCCTGGCTGGGCAGCGACGCCGACGTGCTCACGTACATGGACGTCGATCTCTCGACTGATCTGGCTTACTTCCCGCCGCTTGTCGCCGCCATCGCCGATGAGGGGTACGACGTGGCGACCGGCTCCCGCCTGGCGAAGGGGGCGCAGACGACGCGCTCGCTCCGCCGCGAGTTCATCTCCCGCGGCTATAATCTCCTCATCCGCGCGCTCTTCTTCACCCGCGTCTCCGATTCGCAGTGCGGCTTCAAGGCCGTCTCCCGACAAGCGGCGCAGGAGCTGGTGCCGCTTATCGAGAACGAGGAGTGGTTCTTCGATACGGAGCTGCTTCTGCTGGCTCAGAAGGGCGGCTACCGGGTGAAGGAAATACCCGTCCGCTGGGTGGAGGACCCGGATACGCGGGTGAACATCCGCAAGACGGTGATGGAGGACCTGAAGGGCCTCGCGCGCATGCGCCGCAAGCGCATCCCCAAACGCCCGCCACCGTCCAACGTCCAATAG
- the tsaA gene encoding tRNA (N6-threonylcarbamoyladenosine(37)-N6)-methyltransferase TrmO, with the protein MLISSEDPLRDAPMLFWNRFKQLLEWIGLLPQQVVPSEPVSLRPIGVVRNWVTEPRMEGWEDVTSDIIFRRELEGALDGLEGFSHLLVLFYLHGVTDEQRSRTHCFPRGDPRYPLQGVLATRTQHRPNPIGASVVRLLKRRKNVLRVGGLDAINGTPVIDVKPYIPHYDAPSEVRLPEWITQPLPSE; encoded by the coding sequence ATGCTAATCTCTTCTGAAGACCCGCTTCGAGACGCTCCCATGCTCTTCTGGAACCGGTTCAAGCAGCTCCTGGAGTGGATCGGGCTCCTGCCGCAGCAGGTCGTGCCCTCTGAACCGGTGTCCCTCCGGCCGATCGGCGTCGTGCGCAATTGGGTGACCGAGCCGCGCATGGAAGGCTGGGAGGACGTTACATCCGACATCATCTTCAGGCGGGAGCTGGAAGGCGCACTCGACGGACTGGAAGGCTTTTCGCACCTGCTTGTCCTGTTCTATCTCCACGGCGTGACGGATGAGCAGCGCTCGCGCACCCACTGCTTTCCCCGCGGCGACCCGCGCTATCCTCTTCAGGGCGTGCTCGCGACGCGCACGCAGCACCGGCCGAATCCCATTGGGGCGAGCGTCGTTCGCCTGTTGAAGCGGCGCAAGAACGTATTGCGCGTCGGCGGTCTGGACGCCATCAACGGGACGCCGGTAATCGATGTCAAGCCTTACATCCCCCACTACGATGCCCCTTCCGAAGTGCGGCTGCCCGAGTGGATAACGCAGCCGCTGCCCTCGGAATAG